The following coding sequences lie in one Caproicibacterium argilliputei genomic window:
- a CDS encoding NCS2 family permease, translated as MEEHSTRPIHPKGDFFDLKGNHTTVATEAMAGVTTFFAMAYIIMVNPSVLSQTGMPWGAVFIATIIASVIGTLMMGLFANVPYAQAPGMGLNAFFTYTVCFALGFKWQEALAMVFICGIVNMVITVTKLRRLIITSIPKSLRFAISGGIGIFIAYIGIKNAGLLQFAVDPGNYVSADGKNTIDITKTAVTATAGAVPELVKLNTPFVLLAVVGIILTFILLVKKVPGAILISIAAVTILGIPFGVTQLGGGTTISFGEAISQLPQTFGAAFGAEGMGHLFSNPATLPTVFMTVFAFSMTDMFDTVGTLIGTGSKSGIFDISDEGTLSQGKGVSTKMDRALFADMVATTSGAVIGTSNVTTFVESSAGIGVGGRTGLTSVFTSLLFILSAFAAPLISAVPACATAPALIAVGIMMLSSFKEIEWTDLEEAIPGFFAGVFMALSYSISCGIAMGFIMYCIVKTVKGKAKEVSPVLWVVTALFVLNFVVQAVI; from the coding sequence ATGGAGGAACATTCCACTCGTCCGATTCACCCCAAAGGCGACTTTTTTGACCTGAAGGGAAACCACACCACGGTGGCCACAGAGGCAATGGCCGGCGTTACCACATTTTTCGCCATGGCTTACATCATCATGGTCAACCCGTCTGTGCTTTCGCAGACAGGTATGCCCTGGGGTGCGGTTTTCATCGCCACCATCATTGCATCCGTCATCGGCACGCTGATGATGGGGCTGTTTGCCAACGTGCCTTACGCGCAGGCGCCGGGCATGGGGCTGAACGCATTTTTTACCTACACGGTCTGCTTTGCGCTCGGTTTTAAGTGGCAGGAAGCGCTGGCCATGGTTTTCATCTGCGGCATTGTAAACATGGTCATCACCGTCACCAAACTGCGGCGCCTGATTATCACATCCATCCCCAAAAGCCTCCGTTTTGCAATCAGCGGCGGCATTGGCATCTTTATTGCCTACATCGGCATTAAAAATGCCGGTCTGCTGCAGTTTGCAGTTGACCCCGGCAACTATGTGAGCGCAGACGGCAAAAACACGATTGACATTACCAAAACCGCTGTTACGGCCACTGCCGGTGCAGTACCGGAACTGGTAAAGCTGAACACCCCCTTCGTTTTACTGGCAGTGGTCGGCATCATCCTCACCTTTATCCTGTTGGTGAAAAAAGTGCCAGGTGCCATCCTCATCAGTATTGCGGCTGTTACAATCCTGGGCATTCCATTTGGTGTTACGCAGTTGGGCGGCGGCACGACCATCAGCTTCGGCGAAGCCATCAGCCAGCTGCCGCAGACCTTTGGCGCGGCGTTCGGGGCGGAAGGCATGGGGCACCTGTTCTCCAATCCGGCGACACTGCCAACCGTTTTCATGACTGTTTTTGCATTCAGCATGACCGATATGTTTGACACCGTCGGCACGTTGATTGGTACCGGCTCCAAAAGCGGCATTTTCGACATTTCTGACGAAGGCACCCTTTCCCAGGGCAAAGGCGTCAGCACCAAGATGGACCGCGCACTGTTTGCAGACATGGTTGCAACCACTTCCGGCGCTGTCATCGGCACCTCCAATGTCACTACGTTTGTCGAATCCAGCGCGGGCATCGGTGTGGGCGGCCGCACCGGTCTGACCAGTGTTTTTACTTCACTGCTGTTCATCCTCAGTGCATTTGCCGCACCGCTCATCAGCGCGGTACCTGCCTGCGCAACCGCGCCGGCACTGATTGCCGTGGGCATTATGATGCTGTCGTCCTTTAAGGAAATCGAGTGGACTGACTTGGAAGAAGCCATTCCCGGTTTCTTCGCCGGCGTTTTCATGGCGCTCTCCTACAGCATCTCCTGCGGCATCGCTATGGGCTTCATCATGTACTGTATTGTCAAAACCGTTAAAGGCAAGGCAAAGGAAGTCAGCCCGGTTCTGTGGGTTGTCACGGCTCTGTTTGTTCTGAATTTTGTGGTACAGGCTGTTATCTGA
- a CDS encoding DUF2089 family protein yields MEIDEIPHWLLALEQEDVSFLRNFVLHSGSLKEIAKLYGVSYPTVRLRLDKLIQKIELNDRQEEPFPAFIKELAVDSKIDLETAKLILKKFESTKEQTV; encoded by the coding sequence ATGGAAATTGATGAAATTCCGCATTGGCTCCTTGCTTTAGAGCAGGAGGATGTTTCGTTTTTGCGCAATTTTGTTTTGCACTCCGGCTCGCTGAAAGAAATTGCAAAGCTGTACGGTGTTTCTTACCCGACGGTGCGCCTGCGTCTGGATAAATTGATTCAAAAAATCGAACTGAATGACCGGCAGGAGGAACCGTTCCCCGCATTTATCAAGGAACTGGCGGTAGACTCGAAGATTGATTTGGAAACCGCAAAGCTGATTTTAAAAAAATTTGAAAGTACAAAGGAGCAAACCGTATGA
- a CDS encoding PadR family transcriptional regulator, whose amino-acid sequence MQAAQLRKGTLEGCILKIIQENETYGYEISERLRSFGFSEVSEGTIYPILLRLERSDLVTAQFQASAVGPKRKYFRLSASGETALNQFYENWSALEKAVNRVFGMEGNQTHESKSQSTEPNQ is encoded by the coding sequence TTGCAAGCTGCACAACTGCGCAAAGGCACGCTGGAAGGCTGCATTCTAAAAATCATTCAGGAAAATGAAACCTACGGATACGAAATTTCCGAAAGGCTGCGCTCCTTCGGCTTTTCTGAGGTTTCAGAAGGCACCATCTACCCGATTCTGCTGCGATTGGAGCGAAGTGACCTGGTCACCGCACAGTTCCAAGCATCGGCAGTCGGCCCAAAGCGCAAGTATTTTCGCCTTTCCGCGTCCGGCGAAACAGCACTGAACCAATTTTATGAAAACTGGTCTGCTTTAGAAAAAGCAGTTAACCGTGTTTTCGGAATGGAGGGAAACCAAACCCATGAATCGAAAAGCCAAAGCACTGAACCGAATCAATAA